AGCCAAGGCTCGGTGTGCGCTCCGCCGAAAGACGGCCGAATGCCCCTTTCCGCGAGCCGTAAACCCCGCCGAAGATTGTCGGTTGCGCATACCGCCGGGTACAGTCGCGCCCACTGCTTCCCCTCCGGGTCCCCGTCAGGGCCGGCCCGGAACTGGTCCTGCTGCCGAGGCGAGAGAGAAGTTGGTGAACGACCAGCACCCCCACGCCGGCTACGTCGGAGACGACGCGTATGCCACGGGCAGCTTCACGACCAGCGAGGACGGCTTCGACAACGGGGGCTACCCGACCGCCGCGTACGACACCGGTTCCCACGACACGGGCGCCTACCAGTCGGCCGACCCCCTCTACGGCGGCTACGACAACGGGCTCGGCGGCCAGTACGACGCCGCGCAGTGGCCCGACGCGTCCACCACCACCCCGTACAGCGCGTACACCGACCAGTCCGGCCAGTCCGGCCAGTGGGACGCGGCGAACTGGACGCAGCAGCAGGACGACCGGGGTTACGCGGCGACGGCTCCCACGTACGAGACGACCGGCCAGTGGTACGGGCCCAGCTCCGAGACGTACGGCGGCGATCCGTACGGCACCGGGACCTACGAGACGACGGCCTTCGACGCGACTCCCGCGTACGACACCGGGTCCTACGAGACCGGCGCCTACGACGCCACCGCCTGGAACTACGCGCCCGAAGAGGCCGAGCAGACCGGGGCGTTCGTCCCCGAGCAGTACGACTACTCCACCGTCGACGACGGCCTCCACACGGAGCCGGACACCGACACCGCCCACGACGCCGCGTCCGACGACGGCGCCCCGCGCGCCGACGGCCACGAGGACTTCGACGGGTCCGAGAACTCCGGGGACTCCCAGGACTCCGAGAGCTTCGGCGGCTTCGACGACCTCGGCGACTTCGAGGCGTTCAAGAGCTACGACGCCGAGGCGGACGACGACGACGGCCCCTCCACGGAGGCGCTGGACGCGCTGGACGAGACCGTCGCCGTCGGTGCCGCCTCCGCCGCACGCCCGGCCCGACGCGCGGGCGGCAGCCGTGGCCGGCGCCGTACCCCCGCCCGGCGTTCCGCGCTGCTGACCGTCGCCGTCCCGTCGGCCTGCGTCATGGGCGTCGCCGGGATCGCCGCCGCGTCCGTCAGCGGGCTCACCGGCACCGAGCAGAAGGACGACGGCAAGGCGGTCACCGCCGCCGACCCCGCCTCCGTGAAGCCCGCCGTCGCCAACAGCGCGCTCGACACGCAGCTCGCCGCGCTCGACGCCGAGGCCCTCGACTTCAGCGACCGCGCCAGCCGCACCCAGGAGCGCATCGACCTCAAGGCCCGCCAGGAGGCGGAGCGCAAGAAGCGCGAGGCGGAGGCGAAGCGCCGCGAGGCCATGCGCCCCAAGTTCGCGCTCCCCGTGGAACTGCGCCAGCTGAGCGCCGGTTACGGGCAGGCCGGTGTCAACTGGATGTCCCTGCACACCGGGATCGACTTCCCCGTCCAGTACGGCACGCCGGTGATGGCGGCGACGGACGGCACCGTACGGACGCAGTGGAACAGCGCGTACGGCAACATGGTGATCGTCACCGCCAAGGACGGCACGGAGACCTGGTACTGCCACCTGAGCAGCGCCAAGATCCGCTCGGGCTCCGTCAAGGCGGGCGAGGTCATCGCGTACTCGGGCAACTCCGGCAACTCCACCGGCCCGCACCTGCACTTCGAGGTCCGGCCGGGCGGCGGCGCCGCGATCGACCCGGAGGCGTGGCTCCGCAACCACGGCCTCAACCCCACGGGCTGACCCACCTCACGGCTGGTCACCGCCGCGCCCCGCAGGGCAGGGCCGGCCGGGCCCATCCGCTCGGCCCCGGTGCCGACCCGCCCCCGTTCGTCCGGCTACAGCTTCTCGACCGGCGCGTACCGCAGCACCAGCCGCTTCGGCTTGGCGTCGCCGAAGTCGATGGTCGCCTGGGCCCGGTCGCCCGAACCCGTCACCTCCATCACCGTGCCGAGCCCGAACTGGTCGTGCGTGACCCGGTCGCCGACCGCCAGGGAGACCACCGGCTTGTCCATCGTCCGCCGCGTCGCGAAACCGGACGGGCCCGAGCGGGCGCGCGACGCCGACAGGGACGCGGCGATCCCCGACGCGGGACTCGACGGTGCGGACGGCGCGGCGGCCATCCTGCCCGTGCGCTTCCACTCCAGGTACTGCGGCGGGATCTCCTCCAGGAACCGCGACGGCGGGTTGTACGAGGGCTGGCCCCAGGCGCTGCGCATCGCCGACCGCGTCAGGTAGAGCCGCTCCCGCGCACGGGTGATGCCCACGTACGCGAGGCGCCGCTCCTCCTCCAGCTCCTTGGTCTGGCCGAGGGCGCGCATGTGCGGGAACACGCCGTCCTCCATGCCGGTCAGGAACACGACGGGGAACTCCAGGCCCTTCGCCGTGTGCAGCGTCATCAGCGTGATGACGCCGTCGCCGTCCTCGTCGCCGTCGGGGATCTGGTCCGAGTCCGCGACGAGCGCGACCTGCTCCAGGAACTCCGCGAGCGTGCCCGTCCCCTCGCCCTCGCCGCGCTCCTGCTCGAACTCCAGGGCGACGGCGGCGAGCTCCTGGAGGTTCTCCACGCGGGTCTCGTCCTGCGGGTCCGTCGACGCCTGGAGCTCGGCGAGATAGCCCGTGCGCTCCAGGACCGCCTCAAGGACGACGGCGGGGCCCGCGCCCGACTCGACGATCGTGCGCAGCTCCTCCATCAGCGTGTTGAACCGCTTCACGGCGTTCGCGGAGCGGGCCGCCATGCCGTACGCCTCGTCCACCCGCTTCAGTGCCTGCGGGAACGTGATCTTCTCGCGCAGGGCGAGGGCCTCGATCATGGCCTCGGCGCGCTCGCCGATGCCGCGCTTCGGCACGTTGAGGATGCGGCGCAGGGGGACGGCGTCCTCCGGGTTCGCCAGGACGCGCAGGTACGCGAGGATGTCGCGGACCTCCTTGCGCTCGTAGAAGCGGACCCCGCCGACGACCTTGTAGGGCAGGCCGACGCGGATGAAGATCTCCTCGAAGACACGCGACTGGGCGTTGGTCCGGTAGAAGACGGCGACGTCGCCCGCCTTCGCCTCGCCAGCGTCGGTGAGCCGGTCGATCTCCTCGGCGACGAACTGCGCCTCGTCGTGCTCCGTGTCCGCGACGTACCCGGTGATGCGGGCGCCCTCGCCGGCGTTGGTCCACAGGTTCTTGGGGCGGCGGCTCTCGTTGCGCTCGATCACGGCGTTCGCCGCGGAGAGGATGGTCTGCGTGGAGCGGTAGTTCTGCTCCAGCAGGATCGTCGTCGCGTCCGGGTAGTCCTCCTCGAACTGGAGGATGTTGCGGATCGTCGCGCCGCGGAAGGCGTAGATCGACTGGTCGGCGTCGCCGACGACGCACAGCTCGGCGGGGACCGGGTCGTCGTCGCCGCCCGGCTGGCCGACCAGCTCGCGCACCAGCGTGTACTGCGCGTGGTTGGTGTCCTGGTACTCGTCGACGAGGACGTGGCGGAAGCGGCGGCGGTAGTGCTCGGCGACGTCCGGGAACGCCTGGAGCAGGTGGACCGTCGTCATGATGATGTCGTCGAAGTCCAGGGCGTTGGCCTCGCGCAGCCGCGCCTGGTACATCCGGTACGCCTCGGCGAGGGTCTTCTCGAAGCCGTCGGCGGCCTGGTCGGCGAAGGTCTCCTCGTCGATCAGCTCGTTCTTGAGGTTGGAGACCTTGGCGCTGAACGACTTCGGCGGATACCGCTTCGGGTCGAGGTCCAGATCGCGGCAGACCAGGGCCATCAGGCGCTTGGAGTCGGCGGCGTCGTAGATCGAGAACGACGACGTGAAGCCGAGCTTCTTCGACTCGCGGCGCAGGATGCGGACGCAGGCGCTGTGGAACGTCATGACCCACATGGCGCTCGCGCGCGGGCCGACGAGCTGCTCGACGCGCTCCTTCATCTCGCCCGCGGCCTTGTTGGTGAACGTGATCGCCAGTATCTGGCCCGGGTGCACGTTCCGCGTGGCGAGGAGGTGGGCGATGCGGTGGGTGAGCACCCGCGTCTTGCCGGAACCCGCGCCCGCGACGATGAGCAGCGGCGTGCCGTGGTGGACGACGGCGGCGCGCTGCTGCTCGTTCAGCCCGTCGAGCAGGGCGTCCGGGTCCACGGCCGGGCGCGGGGAGCCGTCCCGGTAGTACGGGTCGCGGGCCGGGGGCACGTCGAACTTCCCCTCGAAGAGGTCGTACGGGACCTCCTCCGCGGCCGGGGGGACCTCGGAGTCCTCGGGCGGCGGGGGCTCCTCCGCGGGGTGGTTGCGGAGGTCCGCCAGGAAGCTGTCGTCAAAGAGGCTGCTCATCGCCTACCGAGTCTAGGCGGCCCCACTGACAGCCCGGGCCGGAACGGCCCGCCTCACGCTGAGCGACGGGCAGGCGACCGCGCGGGGGCACGCGGGGGCCGGAGGCGGTCGCGCATGGACGGTGGCGCCGGTTACGGCCAGGACACGGAAACGTATCGGGCATATCGCGCGACGACCTTCACAGCGCCGCCACAGGTTGGCTAGCGTGCTCGCCCAAGCGGCCTGTCCCCCTTTTCGGCGACCCACGCCGACCGGGCCGCCGCCGCCGAATCCGGCGCGCCGCCGCCTGCCCGCCCACGGCAGGCGCGCGCCACCGCCCGGAGCCGGGGACCCACCCAGCACCATCGGGGTGAATCGGCCCGTGCCGCTTCCCGCGGCTCGGTCGTAGGGCACCTTCCGTACGCGCCCGAACCCGTCAGCTAACCCGGTAGGCGGTCCACGGAAGGAGATGCCGAGCCTTGGCATCGCATCGCAAGCCGCGCGGCAGGACCACCACACGCATGATCGGTGCGCAGTCACCCGCTGTCGGTCTCACCACCGCCGCCGTCGCCTCGATGACGTTCCTGTCCGCACAGGGCGCGGGCGCCGCCCCGGTGGCCGACTCCGCGCCCGGCGCCGGGCCGAGCGTCGAGGAGGTCCAGCGGAAGGTGGACGACCTGTACCGGCAGGCCGGTACGGCCACGCGGCGGTACGGCCCCGCCAAGGAGGCCGTCGGCAGGCAGGACGAGGCGTCGTGGCGTACACGGCCCCTCGACGGGACCCGCGGGGCGCTCGGCGGGCACGCGGCGCCGCAGCACAGGCCGGGGGCGCCGCTGGTCGCGGAGGGCCGGGCGAAGGCAGCGGGCCAGCTGGAGACGGCACGGCGACCGGAGTCACCGGCCGACTCGCAGGCCGTGCCGCGGACCGCGAAGAGCACCGTGCAGGCGAAGCTCGTGCGCGCGGGCGCCCTGCTGGACCGGCTGACGGACCGGGCCGGGGAGCGGGCGGTGGCGGTGGCGGAGGGGCCTGGGCCCGCGCTCCCGGGTGCCCCGGCCACGACCGGCGGCGCGTTCGGCACGGGCGGCGGCTTGTCCGGTACGGACGGCGATACCGGCGGCGACTCGTCCGGTACGGGCGGTACGGGCGGCGGCACGGCCGGGGCGGGTGGCTCCTCGTACGGCGACGCGTACGGCGGCACGGCCGAGACGGGTGACCCCGCGTACGCCGCCAAGGCCGGGAAGGTCCTGGCGTTCGCCCGGGCGCAGGTCGGCAAGCCGTACGTCCGGGGCGCGGCGGGCCCGTCCTCGTACGACTGCTCGGGGCTGACGCAGGCGGCGTGGAAGGCGGCCGGCGTGGAGCTGCCGCGCACCACGGGGGGCCAGGCCGAGGCGGGCCGACGGGTCGCGTCGGGCGAGCTGCTCCCCGGTGACCTGGTCTTCTTCCACGACGACGGCGGCCATGTCGGGATCTACGCCGGGGACGGCCGCATGATCCACGCCCCGAGGCCGGGCGGGACCGTCCGCGAGGAACCGGTCGCCCGCCTGCCCCTTCACGGCGCCGTCCGGCCCGCCTGACGGTCCAGGGCTCCGCCGGTCAGGTCCAGAGGGTGGCGATGAAGATGTTCACCATCGTCAGGGCGCCCACGGCGATGAACGGGCCCTTCCCGGCCCGCTCGTCGTCCCGCTTCACGTAGACCAGGCCGAGGATCACCACCAGCAGCGCCAGCTTCACGCCGATCTTGACGTTGTCCACGGTGGCGCCCTCGGCCTGGTTGAGGCCGACCAGGACCATGCCGGTGACGAGCATGGTCAGCGCGCCGTGCAGCATGGCCGGAACCATACGGGCCGTGCCGGGGCCGATCGCCTTCATCTGGGTCAGGAAGCCGCCGAGGAGGGCGGCGATACCGATGACGTGCAGGGCGACGAAGACGTTGATGAGGACGTTCATGGGGCGGAGCCTAGCCCCGGCCATACCACCGCCCATCAGCCAGGGCCACCTCTTTCGCCACAACGGTCACACGCGATACGGAATACGTGATTCCGATTGTCGGAGTGCGACCGCAAGACGCACCGGAACCTCCAGGTGCGGCCAATTCCGGTCACCCCGTCACCTCTGCCGGACCCGCCCGCCTAGCGTCCTCCCCCAGGCGGCCCGGTCCCCTCCGGCGCCACCGCAGCACAGAGCGAAGGGAAGTGAGCGCCCCCGTGGCAGCGCATCGGAAGCCCAGGCAGCGCGCGTTCGGCGGTCAGGCCGGGCGCACGGCCGCCACCCTGGCCCTGGCCGGGGCGGCGACCGCCACCGCCTTCGAGGGCCCGGCGCACGCCGCCCCGCGCCCCACCGCCGCCCAGGTCAAGGCCCAGGTCGACCGGCTCCACCAGGAGGCGGAGGCCGCCACCGAGAAGTACAACGGCACCAAGGAGAAGGCGGACACGGCGCGGGCCCGGCTGAACGCGCTCCGAGACGAGGCCGCCCGGCGCACCGAACGCGTCAACGCCGGCCGCGACGCCCTCGGCTCCACCGCCGCCGCCCAGTACCGGGCCGGAGGACTGAGCCCCGCCCTCCAACTGGCGCTCTCCTCCGACCCCGCCCGGTACCTGCGGGGCGCCGCACTCGCCGAGCGGATCGGCGAGCGGCAGGCCGACACGATGGCCGCCCTGCGCGCCCAGCTCGTGCGCATCGACCAACTGCGGGCGGAGGCGGACGGGCATGTACGGGAGCTGCGGGGCCACGAGGCCGAGCTGCGGCGGCAGAAGGCGGCCGTAAGGAACCGGCTGGCCGCCGCCGAGAAGCTCCTGGCCCGCCTCACCGCCGCCGAGCGCGCCGCGTACGAGGCCGCCACGCGCGCGAAGGCGGCCGGTCCGGCCGCGCCCGACCGCGCGCCCGGCTCCGCGTCCCCGTCCGACCGCGCCGCCCGCAGCGGCGGAAACACCCGTACGGCGTCGGCCCCGGGCGGCGTCCAGGCGCCGACCTCACGCGCGGCGCGGGCGGTCTCGTACGCCTACGGGGCCATCGGCAAGCCGTACGTCTGGGGAGCGGCCGGTCCTTCCGGCTACGACTGCTCGGGGCTGGTCCAGGCCGCGTGGCGGGCGGCCGGGGTGTCGCTGCCCCGCACGACGTACTCGCAGATCAACGCCGGGCAGCGGGTCAGCCGCTCCCAGCTGGCCCCGGGCGACCTGGTCTTCTTCTACCCGGGCGTCAGCCATGTCGGCATCTACATCGGCGGCGGCAAGATGATCCACGCGCCCCGCACGGGCTCGACGGTCCGGATCGCGTCCATCGACGAGATGCCCTGGGCGGGCGCCACCCGCGTCGCCTGACGCCCCTCTCCCCCGTGGCCTGCGGTCCCGTGTCCGCTCGGCCCTGCCGTCCCCGGGCCGTTCACCGCTGGAGCCGGGACGCTGCCGCGCCCGCGCCTTCCAGGCGGGTGGTGAGCCAGGTGAAGACCGCCGGGACCTGGGCGGCCCAGGTCGAGGTGCGGTGGCCGCCGGTGGCCCGGCGGACCTCGACGCGGGTCGGTTGCCGGGCCGCGGCCCTCAGCTCCAGGCCCTGGCGGTAGCCGTCGTCGCCGTCACCCGTGACGAGGAGGGACAGGCGGGGCGGCGCGGGGGCCTCGCGGAGGAGGGTCAGCGGGTTGTTGGCGCGGCGCAGGGCCGGATCCTTGGCGGTGATCGAGTCGGGCTCGGTGGCCGGGTCGTTGTAGCCGGACATGCTGATCGCGTACCGGTAGCGGTCCGGGTGCGCCAGGGCGGCCTTCGCCGCGCAGTGCCCGCCCGCCGAGAACCCGGCGACCGCCCAGCCGTCGGCGGTGGTGACGGCACGGAAGTGGTCGGTGACCATCTTGCGCACGTCAACGCCGACCCAGGTCTCGGCGTTGACGACGCCCGGC
This genomic window from Streptomyces thermolilacinus SPC6 contains:
- a CDS encoding C40 family peptidase, whose protein sequence is MASHRKPRGRTTTRMIGAQSPAVGLTTAAVASMTFLSAQGAGAAPVADSAPGAGPSVEEVQRKVDDLYRQAGTATRRYGPAKEAVGRQDEASWRTRPLDGTRGALGGHAAPQHRPGAPLVAEGRAKAAGQLETARRPESPADSQAVPRTAKSTVQAKLVRAGALLDRLTDRAGERAVAVAEGPGPALPGAPATTGGAFGTGGGLSGTDGDTGGDSSGTGGTGGGTAGAGGSSYGDAYGGTAETGDPAYAAKAGKVLAFARAQVGKPYVRGAAGPSSYDCSGLTQAAWKAAGVELPRTTGGQAEAGRRVASGELLPGDLVFFHDDGGHVGIYAGDGRMIHAPRPGGTVREEPVARLPLHGAVRPA
- a CDS encoding M23 family metallopeptidase, with translation MNDQHPHAGYVGDDAYATGSFTTSEDGFDNGGYPTAAYDTGSHDTGAYQSADPLYGGYDNGLGGQYDAAQWPDASTTTPYSAYTDQSGQSGQWDAANWTQQQDDRGYAATAPTYETTGQWYGPSSETYGGDPYGTGTYETTAFDATPAYDTGSYETGAYDATAWNYAPEEAEQTGAFVPEQYDYSTVDDGLHTEPDTDTAHDAASDDGAPRADGHEDFDGSENSGDSQDSESFGGFDDLGDFEAFKSYDAEADDDDGPSTEALDALDETVAVGAASAARPARRAGGSRGRRRTPARRSALLTVAVPSACVMGVAGIAAASVSGLTGTEQKDDGKAVTAADPASVKPAVANSALDTQLAALDAEALDFSDRASRTQERIDLKARQEAERKKREAEAKRREAMRPKFALPVELRQLSAGYGQAGVNWMSLHTGIDFPVQYGTPVMAATDGTVRTQWNSAYGNMVIVTAKDGTETWYCHLSSAKIRSGSVKAGEVIAYSGNSGNSTGPHLHFEVRPGGGAAIDPEAWLRNHGLNPTG
- a CDS encoding C40 family peptidase — its product is MAAHRKPRQRAFGGQAGRTAATLALAGAATATAFEGPAHAAPRPTAAQVKAQVDRLHQEAEAATEKYNGTKEKADTARARLNALRDEAARRTERVNAGRDALGSTAAAQYRAGGLSPALQLALSSDPARYLRGAALAERIGERQADTMAALRAQLVRIDQLRAEADGHVRELRGHEAELRRQKAAVRNRLAAAEKLLARLTAAERAAYEAATRAKAAGPAAPDRAPGSASPSDRAARSGGNTRTASAPGGVQAPTSRAARAVSYAYGAIGKPYVWGAAGPSGYDCSGLVQAAWRAAGVSLPRTTYSQINAGQRVSRSQLAPGDLVFFYPGVSHVGIYIGGGKMIHAPRTGSTVRIASIDEMPWAGATRVA
- the pcrA gene encoding DNA helicase PcrA, whose product is MSSLFDDSFLADLRNHPAEEPPPPEDSEVPPAAEEVPYDLFEGKFDVPPARDPYYRDGSPRPAVDPDALLDGLNEQQRAAVVHHGTPLLIVAGAGSGKTRVLTHRIAHLLATRNVHPGQILAITFTNKAAGEMKERVEQLVGPRASAMWVMTFHSACVRILRRESKKLGFTSSFSIYDAADSKRLMALVCRDLDLDPKRYPPKSFSAKVSNLKNELIDEETFADQAADGFEKTLAEAYRMYQARLREANALDFDDIIMTTVHLLQAFPDVAEHYRRRFRHVLVDEYQDTNHAQYTLVRELVGQPGGDDDPVPAELCVVGDADQSIYAFRGATIRNILQFEEDYPDATTILLEQNYRSTQTILSAANAVIERNESRRPKNLWTNAGEGARITGYVADTEHDEAQFVAEEIDRLTDAGEAKAGDVAVFYRTNAQSRVFEEIFIRVGLPYKVVGGVRFYERKEVRDILAYLRVLANPEDAVPLRRILNVPKRGIGERAEAMIEALALREKITFPQALKRVDEAYGMAARSANAVKRFNTLMEELRTIVESGAGPAVVLEAVLERTGYLAELQASTDPQDETRVENLQELAAVALEFEQERGEGEGTGTLAEFLEQVALVADSDQIPDGDEDGDGVITLMTLHTAKGLEFPVVFLTGMEDGVFPHMRALGQTKELEEERRLAYVGITRARERLYLTRSAMRSAWGQPSYNPPSRFLEEIPPQYLEWKRTGRMAAAPSAPSSPASGIAASLSASRARSGPSGFATRRTMDKPVVSLAVGDRVTHDQFGLGTVMEVTGSGDRAQATIDFGDAKPKRLVLRYAPVEKL